In Bacteroidota bacterium, a genomic segment contains:
- a CDS encoding RNA-binding protein: protein MNIFVAKLDFQTTSEDLQSLFEQFGTVDTAKVVFDKETGRSRGFAFVEMPNDDEANEAINNLNDTTVDGRTIVVKKAEPREGGGGGRSGGGRSGGGGFSRGGGGGYGGGGGSRGGGGGYGGDRRGGGGGGGYGDRRGGGGGGGYGRGY from the coding sequence ATGAATATTTTTGTGGCAAAGCTGGATTTCCAAACAACCAGCGAAGATTTGCAGTCGCTTTTCGAGCAATTCGGTACAGTCGACACAGCCAAAGTGGTATTTGACAAAGAAACCGGCCGTAGCCGTGGATTTGCCTTTGTTGAAATGCCAAATGATGATGAGGCGAACGAAGCGATCAACAACTTGAACGACACGACTGTAGACGGTCGTACCATCGTGGTGAAGAAAGCTGAACCACGCGAAGGCGGCGGTGGCGGTCGTAGCGGCGGTGGTCGCAGCGGCGGCGGCGGCTTCAGCCGTGGCGGTGGCGGTGGCTACGGCGGTGGCGGTGGCTCACGCGGCGGTGGCGGTGGCTACGGCGGCGATCGTCGCGGCGGTGGCGGCGGCGGTGGTTACGGTGATCGTCGCGGTGGCGGCGGTGGCGGTGGCTACGGAAGAGGCTACTGA
- a CDS encoding RNA-binding protein, giving the protein MNIFVAKLDFQTTSEDLQSLFEQFGEVDSAKVIFDKETGRSRGFAFVEMPNDEEAMEAISSLDGTNLDGRTIAVKKAEPREAGGGDRRGGGGGGFNRGGGGGGFNRGGGGGGGFNRGGGGGGGYNRGGGGGGDRRGGGGGGDYGDRRGGGGGGYDRY; this is encoded by the coding sequence ATGAACATTTTTGTTGCTAAGCTGGATTTCCAAACTACCAGCGAAGATTTGCAGTCTCTTTTTGAGCAATTTGGCGAGGTTGATTCCGCAAAAGTAATTTTCGACAAAGAAACCGGGCGCAGCCGCGGATTTGCATTTGTTGAGATGCCAAATGACGAAGAGGCAATGGAGGCCATCAGTTCCCTCGACGGAACAAACTTGGATGGCCGTACAATCGCAGTAAAAAAAGCAGAACCACGTGAAGCTGGCGGCGGAGATCGTCGTGGCGGTGGTGGTGGTGGCTTCAACCGCGGTGGCGGTGGTGGCGGCTTCAACCGCGGTGGCGGTGGTGGCGGTGGCTTCAACCGCGGTGGCGGTGGTGGCGGCGGCTACAACCGTGGCGGCGGCGGTGGCGGTGATCGTCGCGGTGGCGGCGGTGGTGGAGACTACGGCGACCGTCGCGGCGGTGGCGGTGGTGGTTACGACCGTTACTAA
- a CDS encoding pyridoxal-phosphate dependent enzyme, whose protein sequence is MIYLNTPIFQSPALNKALGKTVYFKMDCHQPTRSFKIRGMAHLVQELAKSGRNQFVASSGGNAGYSLAYACARLDALVHVVVPETSAAHMRNLIEGEGATVEIFGQSWQEAHQHALKLAEERQSYYVSPFDDQLLWAGHSTMIDECAAAIPEPDMVVAAVGGGGLLCGIMEGMERNGWKKAEFLAAETIGAASYDMAISAGKVVAMDAINTIATSLGAKQVATTAFEWSKKRTVKRHICDDFHAMSGVKSLLDTFNVLVEPACGAALSAVYSPKTDIEEAKSILVIVCGGAGLDTEGYIKHLKTFGIQ, encoded by the coding sequence ATGATTTACCTGAACACCCCCATTTTCCAATCTCCTGCATTGAACAAGGCACTGGGTAAAACCGTCTATTTCAAGATGGATTGCCACCAACCTACCCGAAGTTTCAAAATCCGGGGAATGGCCCATTTGGTTCAGGAGTTGGCAAAATCCGGACGAAATCAATTTGTGGCTTCCTCCGGCGGCAACGCTGGATATTCCCTCGCGTACGCCTGTGCCCGGCTGGATGCATTGGTACATGTGGTCGTACCTGAGACCTCCGCGGCGCACATGCGCAACCTGATTGAGGGCGAAGGCGCTACGGTTGAAATTTTTGGCCAAAGCTGGCAGGAGGCGCATCAACACGCCTTGAAATTGGCCGAGGAACGGCAGTCTTACTACGTTTCCCCCTTTGACGATCAGCTGTTGTGGGCAGGACATTCGACGATGATCGATGAATGTGCAGCAGCGATTCCGGAGCCGGATATGGTGGTAGCGGCAGTCGGCGGAGGCGGTTTGCTCTGTGGGATCATGGAAGGCATGGAACGAAACGGCTGGAAAAAAGCCGAATTTCTGGCAGCAGAGACAATTGGCGCAGCAAGCTACGACATGGCCATTTCAGCAGGTAAAGTTGTCGCCATGGACGCCATCAACACCATCGCAACGAGTTTGGGGGCAAAACAGGTAGCTACGACCGCCTTCGAATGGAGCAAAAAACGGACCGTAAAACGCCATATTTGCGACGATTTCCACGCCATGTCAGGAGTCAAATCATTGCTCGACACATTCAACGTGCTGGTGGAACCGGCTTGTGGTGCGGCACTTTCTGCGGTCTATTCGCCGAAAACCGACATTGAGGAAGCCAAATCCATTTTGGTGATTGTCTGTGGTGGTGCGGGTCTTGATACTGAAGGATACATCAAACACCTGAAGACTTTCGGAATTCAATGA
- a CDS encoding carboxypeptidase-like regulatory domain-containing protein, which translates to MKQFFLLLFFISAFSTQIWATQVKGVVRDVEGEAIPYAKVYVEKSTTGVVTNIKGEYYMELPAGTHRLVFSSLGYKTETKEVVVKSSPITLDVTLMEEGVELETVTVTAGRKDPAYAIMEKVIANKKTYIQQFESFQCETYLKASLEVDTLVRKKIEFVDSTTVDSTLAPALEDNGSVELFAKFFEKRALKKEARLAAKARKKEIKDSLNAPIHLSSLKDGSQDSVVARKKRGPAPKKKDERPKLNLIESQSTTYFQYAGLYKSVVHAYRDFSEKRSRTVSVSVSGADSDRYETVTNNPYLFYLDVSDADFNFYHNLVTVPKLSDQPFISPLSATSWNLSYKYHLEESFYEDGYVIHKIIVTPRNSEGPFFQGELYIEDGSWAIKSVNFQILPTNLSYFKYFQLLLSYERTGDGRWVKAREDYYYNVKEGKVRYYGNTIALHTNHQLDVQHPKGFFKNELRRVEQQAFERDSLYWEDMRPVTLKEAERDFIAYQDSVYKYKHSAPYLHEVDSIYNRLTIWDILFNGMGFRMRKQGMTFNFDPISQQVKPLGVGGYRHVIGGSISKKWTKYNRLTLSGDLDIGVQNKDIRGQGKLAYLYNPKHFASGYIRYGDKYEMVNSNSTIITIFSRSNFVRKTHFGFGHEMEILNGLFLDVSGEYADYATIADLQLEQWSQQLFGSSNSPQVFDPYTQARIIAKLKWIPGQKYYTEPYRKVIVGSIWPTFELEYRKAIPGIIGSQINYDYLELNVTDEMRIGTMGISRWAAYAGSYLQKNNIRFTDYRFFRGSDPIFFANPLRSFQNLDTTLSTTNPFIQVNYLHDFGSALSNKIPVLKHTPIQFSAGAGFLAIPDINFLHAEVYGGIQLPFKINTQRFKLGGYYAVSYSNYEGSIGNQFKVGITFYDSFKGKWTY; encoded by the coding sequence ATGAAACAGTTTTTCCTTCTGCTTTTTTTCATCTCGGCATTTTCGACACAGATTTGGGCCACTCAAGTCAAAGGAGTCGTGCGGGATGTTGAAGGTGAGGCTATTCCCTACGCCAAGGTCTATGTTGAAAAATCCACAACCGGCGTGGTCACCAATATCAAAGGTGAATACTACATGGAATTGCCGGCAGGCACGCATCGTTTGGTTTTTTCTTCGCTCGGCTACAAAACGGAAACCAAGGAGGTAGTGGTCAAATCAAGCCCAATTACCTTGGATGTAACCTTGATGGAGGAAGGCGTCGAATTGGAAACGGTCACTGTGACCGCGGGACGCAAAGACCCGGCCTACGCCATCATGGAAAAGGTCATCGCCAACAAAAAGACCTATATCCAGCAATTTGAGAGCTTTCAATGCGAAACCTACCTCAAGGCTTCCCTCGAAGTGGATACCTTGGTAAGGAAGAAGATCGAATTTGTGGACTCCACAACGGTGGATTCCACGTTGGCACCTGCTTTGGAAGACAATGGCTCCGTAGAGCTCTTTGCAAAGTTTTTTGAGAAACGGGCACTCAAAAAAGAGGCAAGATTGGCTGCAAAAGCCCGAAAAAAGGAAATCAAGGACAGCTTGAATGCGCCGATTCACTTGAGCAGCCTCAAAGACGGTTCGCAAGATTCCGTCGTTGCGCGAAAAAAACGGGGGCCTGCACCCAAAAAGAAGGACGAACGCCCCAAACTCAACCTCATTGAAAGCCAATCCACCACTTATTTCCAATACGCCGGCCTCTACAAATCCGTCGTGCACGCCTACCGGGACTTTTCCGAAAAACGTAGCCGAACGGTCAGTGTAAGCGTCAGCGGGGCAGATTCAGACCGCTACGAAACCGTCACCAACAACCCCTATTTGTTTTATCTCGACGTTTCGGATGCGGATTTCAACTTTTACCACAACCTGGTGACGGTCCCCAAGCTCTCGGATCAACCGTTTATTTCGCCGCTGAGCGCCACTTCCTGGAATTTGAGCTACAAATACCATCTGGAGGAGAGTTTCTACGAAGACGGCTACGTGATCCACAAGATCATCGTCACCCCACGCAACTCGGAGGGGCCATTTTTCCAAGGCGAACTCTATATCGAGGACGGCTCATGGGCGATCAAGTCCGTCAATTTCCAGATTTTGCCCACGAACCTCAGCTATTTCAAATATTTTCAGTTGCTCCTGAGCTATGAGCGGACCGGCGACGGTCGTTGGGTCAAGGCACGGGAGGACTATTATTACAACGTCAAAGAGGGCAAGGTTCGGTACTACGGCAACACGATTGCCTTGCATACCAACCATCAACTCGATGTGCAGCACCCCAAAGGCTTCTTCAAAAACGAGCTTCGCCGCGTTGAGCAGCAAGCATTTGAGCGTGACAGCCTCTATTGGGAAGACATGAGGCCGGTGACCTTGAAGGAAGCAGAACGTGACTTCATCGCTTACCAAGACAGCGTATACAAATACAAGCACAGTGCACCCTATCTCCACGAAGTGGATTCGATCTATAATCGCCTGACCATCTGGGACATTCTATTCAATGGAATGGGATTCCGGATGCGCAAACAAGGGATGACATTCAATTTTGATCCGATTTCTCAGCAGGTCAAACCCTTGGGGGTCGGCGGTTACCGCCACGTGATCGGAGGCTCGATTTCGAAGAAGTGGACAAAATACAATCGATTGACGCTCAGCGGAGATCTTGACATTGGCGTACAAAACAAAGACATTCGAGGGCAAGGAAAGCTGGCCTATCTCTACAATCCGAAACATTTTGCGAGCGGTTACATTCGATATGGTGACAAATACGAAATGGTCAATTCCAATTCGACGATCATCACCATTTTCAGCCGGAGCAATTTTGTGCGCAAGACCCATTTTGGATTTGGCCACGAAATGGAAATCCTCAACGGCCTATTTCTCGACGTGAGCGGTGAATATGCCGATTACGCGACAATCGCCGACTTGCAGCTCGAGCAATGGTCACAACAATTGTTCGGGAGCTCCAATTCGCCGCAAGTCTTTGATCCTTATACCCAAGCACGGATCATCGCCAAACTCAAATGGATCCCCGGGCAGAAATACTACACCGAACCTTACCGCAAAGTGATCGTCGGAAGTATTTGGCCGACCTTCGAATTGGAATACCGGAAGGCAATTCCTGGCATTATCGGGAGCCAAATCAACTATGACTACTTGGAACTCAATGTGACCGACGAAATGCGTATCGGCACGATGGGCATCTCCCGCTGGGCGGCTTATGCAGGCTCCTATTTGCAGAAAAACAACATCCGCTTCACCGACTACCGGTTTTTCAGGGGTTCCGATCCGATCTTTTTCGCCAATCCGCTGCGCTCTTTCCAAAATCTGGACACGACGCTTAGCACGACCAATCCCTTCATACAGGTCAACTACCTGCATGATTTTGGAAGCGCCCTCAGCAACAAAATTCCCGTGCTGAAGCATACCCCGATCCAATTTTCGGCAGGTGCCGGATTCCTGGCCATCCCCGACATCAATTTCTTGCATGCGGAAGTATATGGCGGTATCCAATTGCCTTTCAAGATCAACACCCAACGCTTCAAGCTCGGCGGCTACTATGCGGTTTCGTACAGCAATTATGAGGGTTCGATCGGCAATCAATTCAAGGTCGGCATTACCTTCTACGACTCGTTCAAGGGGAAATGGACCTACTAA
- the mtnC gene encoding acireductone synthase, giving the protein MVQYILTDIEGTTTSISFVHDVLFPYATAHLPSWVRAHRSEARVKAALAEVAATVLAEQGIATDEAEQIEWLLRWIKEDRKHSALKAIQGYLWKDGYEAGAYRSHVYEDVPVALERWKQQGLKMGVYSSGSVPAQRLLFCYSELGDLQPYFSDYFDTAVGHKRSADSYRNIQKALGLPANAILFLSDVAEELDAAKEAGMQGLQLLRPGIVPSERHQGVSTFAEILPG; this is encoded by the coding sequence ATGGTACAATACATCCTCACCGACATCGAAGGCACCACGACCTCGATCAGCTTTGTGCACGACGTGCTTTTCCCCTACGCGACCGCGCATTTGCCTTCCTGGGTGCGTGCGCACAGGTCGGAGGCGCGGGTGAAGGCTGCATTGGCAGAAGTTGCAGCAACTGTTTTAGCCGAGCAGGGAATTGCCACCGATGAAGCCGAGCAAATCGAATGGCTGCTGCGCTGGATCAAGGAAGACCGAAAACACAGTGCCCTGAAGGCCATCCAAGGATATCTTTGGAAAGACGGCTACGAGGCCGGTGCCTACCGCAGCCACGTCTACGAAGATGTGCCCGTTGCCCTCGAACGCTGGAAGCAGCAAGGCCTGAAAATGGGAGTTTACAGTTCGGGGTCGGTGCCGGCGCAGCGGTTGCTGTTCTGCTACTCGGAGCTGGGCGACTTGCAGCCCTATTTTTCTGATTATTTCGATACGGCAGTCGGTCACAAACGGAGTGCTGATTCCTATCGCAACATTCAAAAGGCCCTCGGTTTGCCTGCGAATGCGATTTTGTTTCTGAGCGATGTGGCAGAGGAACTCGATGCGGCCAAGGAAGCCGGCATGCAAGGACTGCAATTGTTGCGCCCGGGAATTGTGCCGAGCGAGCGCCATCAGGGTGTCAGCACGTTCGCTGAAATCCTGCCCGGATAA
- a CDS encoding cupin, giving the protein MAILHIPDQNFSTSDSAQIKEYFNARGILFEQWEAKAELANDADQQTILEAYGERLEPYMQANGYKVADVINVHPALPNIEEIGKKFLSEHTHSEDEVRFFVDGEGLFWFNLENGKDPIFCLQCQKGDLISVPAGTKHWFDFGPKRFVKCIRVFIDPSGWVPEYTGSKIDVPYNSMSVAV; this is encoded by the coding sequence ATGGCAATTCTCCACATCCCCGATCAAAACTTCAGCACAAGCGACAGCGCGCAGATCAAAGAATACTTCAATGCTCGGGGCATTTTGTTTGAGCAATGGGAAGCCAAGGCGGAATTGGCCAATGATGCTGACCAACAAACGATTCTGGAAGCCTACGGTGAGCGACTCGAACCCTACATGCAAGCCAATGGCTACAAGGTTGCCGATGTGATCAACGTCCATCCTGCCCTGCCCAACATCGAGGAAATCGGCAAAAAGTTTCTTTCGGAGCATACCCATAGCGAGGACGAAGTGCGTTTTTTTGTGGATGGCGAAGGCCTTTTCTGGTTTAACCTGGAGAATGGCAAGGACCCGATTTTCTGCCTGCAATGCCAGAAAGGCGACCTTATTTCCGTGCCTGCGGGGACAAAACACTGGTTTGATTTTGGGCCGAAGCGTTTTGTGAAGTGCATTCGCGTCTTCATCGACCCCAGCGGATGGGTGCCCGAATACACGGGTTCCAAAATCGACGTGCCTTATAATTCCATGTCGGTTGCCGTCTAA
- a CDS encoding methylthioribulose 1-phosphate dehydratase, with translation MEFQATLTGATEALKAELVETIHFLHAHGWAPATSSNYSFREGENGDFWVSASGIDKGAFAVTDLIHVDGTGKPIADTRKTSAETLLHVMLYECFPEAQCVLHSHSVYNTVWSLAKAKKKHLDLEGFEVLKGLRGITTHDVKVRIPIFENSQDIAALAEEIGRWFEKHGEPQGFLLKGHGLYTWGVDIASTKRQMEVFEFLFEVLYKLKNV, from the coding sequence ATGGAATTTCAGGCTACGCTGACGGGCGCTACTGAGGCGCTCAAGGCCGAATTGGTGGAAACGATCCACTTTTTGCATGCCCACGGCTGGGCACCGGCAACGAGTTCGAATTATTCGTTTCGCGAAGGCGAAAACGGGGATTTTTGGGTTTCAGCGAGCGGCATTGACAAAGGTGCATTTGCCGTCACTGATCTGATCCACGTGGATGGAACCGGAAAGCCGATCGCGGATACCCGCAAGACGAGTGCAGAAACCTTGTTGCATGTGATGTTGTACGAATGTTTCCCTGAGGCGCAATGCGTCCTGCATTCGCATTCGGTGTACAATACGGTCTGGTCGCTGGCAAAAGCCAAAAAGAAACATTTGGATCTGGAAGGATTCGAAGTGCTCAAAGGTTTGCGCGGCATCACAACCCATGACGTCAAAGTACGTATTCCGATTTTTGAGAATTCGCAAGACATCGCGGCCTTGGCCGAGGAAATCGGACGCTGGTTTGAGAAGCATGGCGAACCGCAGGGATTCCTGCTCAAAGGCCATGGTCTTTATACCTGGGGCGTCGATATCGCCTCCACCAAACGTCAGATGGAAGTCTTTGAGTTCCTTTTTGAAGTGCTTTACAAATTGAAAAACGTCTAA
- a CDS encoding bifunctional methionine sulfoxide reductase B/A protein, translated as MIAQSSRTGDLGAKSPSTDNEKQEKIMKTEEEWRKQLNPMEYNVAREKGTERAFTGKYWDHHEAGTYLCVCCGQPLFESDTKFNSGTGWPSFFAPFADKNVTEHTDRSHGMVRVEATCSRCDAHLGHIFNDGPRPTGMRYCINSASLNFVPKGESVVGDAATVTPEPKTVATDTATFGGGCFWCTEAVFQELEGVISVTSGYAGGHVKNPAYREVCNGTTGHAEVTQIVYDPAKVSYDDLLEVFWKTHDPTTLNRQGADVGTQYRSVVFYHNETQRERATFLKQQLDASGAWDKPLVTEITPINNYYPAEDYHQNYFSTNPEQAYCRAVIRPKVEKFRKVFAEKLKSN; from the coding sequence ATGATTGCCCAAAGTAGCCGCACGGGAGATTTGGGGGCAAAAAGTCCATCCACCGACAACGAGAAACAAGAAAAAATCATGAAGACTGAAGAAGAATGGCGCAAGCAGCTCAACCCGATGGAATACAACGTGGCGCGCGAAAAAGGCACCGAACGTGCCTTCACGGGGAAGTATTGGGACCACCACGAGGCGGGGACCTATCTATGTGTCTGCTGCGGACAGCCTTTGTTTGAATCAGACACCAAATTCAACAGCGGAACCGGATGGCCGAGCTTTTTTGCACCGTTTGCAGATAAAAATGTCACCGAACATACCGACCGCAGCCATGGCATGGTGCGGGTGGAGGCGACCTGTTCGCGATGTGATGCCCACTTGGGACATATTTTCAATGACGGTCCACGCCCGACCGGCATGCGTTATTGCATCAATTCGGCATCGCTCAACTTTGTGCCAAAAGGCGAATCCGTGGTGGGCGATGCTGCCACAGTAACCCCTGAACCCAAAACCGTGGCAACCGACACGGCCACCTTTGGCGGAGGCTGCTTTTGGTGTACGGAGGCTGTCTTTCAAGAATTGGAAGGCGTCATTTCCGTGACGAGCGGCTACGCCGGCGGCCATGTCAAAAATCCGGCGTACCGGGAAGTTTGCAACGGCACCACCGGCCATGCCGAGGTGACGCAAATCGTTTACGATCCCGCAAAGGTGTCTTACGATGATTTGTTGGAGGTTTTCTGGAAAACCCACGATCCGACGACGCTCAATCGCCAAGGCGCTGACGTCGGCACGCAGTACCGCTCGGTCGTGTTTTACCACAACGAGACACAGCGCGAACGCGCTACGTTTCTCAAGCAACAATTGGACGCGTCAGGTGCCTGGGACAAACCCCTCGTCACCGAAATCACGCCGATCAACAATTATTATCCGGCAGAGGATTACCATCAGAACTACTTCAGCACCAATCCCGAGCAGGCCTATTGCCGAGCCGTGATCCGACCCAAGGTGGAGAAGTTCAGGAAAGTGTTTGCCGAAAAACTCAAAAGTAATTAG